The following coding sequences are from one Mesorhizobium onobrychidis window:
- a CDS encoding ABC transporter substrate-binding protein — protein MKKTYVRLAATAAMLVSAATSAYADSLTLYCAADEAWCQQIKTTFEEKTGITVDMTRKSSGETYAQLRAEAGNPKGDVWWGGTGDPHLQAAEEGLTEEYTSPMRGELHDWAIKQAEAANNKTIGVYSGALGFGYNKDLLAKSNLPEPKCWADLTKPEYKGHIQMANPNSSGTAYTMLATMVQLMGEDKGFEYLKALHANINQYTKSGSAPIKAAGLGETTIGIVFMHDAVTQTAAGFPIVTVAPCEGTGYEIGSMSLIKGARNPEAAKQFYDWALTAEMQSKAKDVKSFQLPSNKNATASELSPDLSTIKLIDYDFKKYGSSAERKRLLQKWDTEVSTLPQ, from the coding sequence ATGAAAAAGACCTATGTCCGTCTGGCGGCAACGGCTGCAATGCTCGTCTCTGCCGCCACCTCGGCTTACGCCGACAGTCTCACCCTCTATTGCGCCGCCGACGAGGCCTGGTGCCAGCAGATCAAGACTACCTTCGAGGAAAAGACCGGCATCACTGTCGACATGACCCGCAAGAGCTCCGGCGAGACATACGCCCAGTTGCGCGCCGAGGCCGGAAACCCGAAGGGCGACGTCTGGTGGGGCGGCACCGGCGATCCTCACCTCCAGGCCGCCGAGGAAGGACTGACTGAGGAATATACGTCCCCGATGCGCGGCGAACTGCACGACTGGGCGATCAAGCAGGCGGAAGCCGCCAACAACAAGACGATCGGCGTTTACTCCGGTGCGCTCGGCTTCGGCTACAACAAGGATTTGTTGGCTAAGAGCAACCTGCCGGAGCCGAAATGCTGGGCCGATCTGACCAAGCCGGAATACAAGGGCCATATCCAGATGGCCAACCCGAACTCATCGGGCACCGCCTATACGATGCTCGCCACGATGGTTCAGCTGATGGGCGAGGACAAGGGTTTTGAGTACCTGAAGGCGCTCCACGCCAACATCAACCAGTACACCAAGTCCGGCTCCGCTCCGATTAAGGCCGCGGGTCTCGGCGAAACGACCATCGGCATCGTCTTCATGCATGACGCGGTGACGCAGACCGCAGCCGGCTTCCCGATCGTCACGGTGGCGCCTTGCGAAGGTACCGGCTATGAGATCGGCTCGATGTCGCTGATCAAGGGCGCCCGCAACCCGGAAGCAGCAAAGCAGTTCTACGACTGGGCGCTGACCGCCGAGATGCAGTCGAAGGCGAAGGACGTGAAGTCGTTCCAGTTGCCTTCGAATAAGAACGCCACCGCATCCGAACTGTCGCCCGACCTGTCGACCATCAAGCTCATCGACTACGACTTCAAGAAGTATGGATCGAGCGCCGAGCGCAAGCGCCTGCTGCAGAAGTGGGATACCGAGGTCTCGACCCTGCCGCAGTAA
- a CDS encoding NUDIX hydrolase: MVKEKRIVRVAKKGKPIRQVAAVPFRLDGHGNVKEMLITSNTTNRFIVPKGWPMKGMSGRKAAVTEASEEAGVVGEALKEPLGVYTYWKRLSDHFVRVTVKVYLLSVVDVQPDWNERSQRQRAWLSPADAAALIDEPQLASLVRSMTQARVL; encoded by the coding sequence ATGGTCAAGGAAAAGCGGATCGTCCGCGTGGCGAAGAAGGGCAAACCGATCAGGCAAGTTGCGGCAGTTCCGTTCCGGCTTGACGGCCACGGTAACGTAAAGGAGATGCTGATCACCTCCAACACGACCAACCGCTTCATCGTGCCGAAAGGCTGGCCGATGAAGGGCATGAGCGGAAGGAAGGCAGCAGTCACCGAAGCATCGGAAGAGGCCGGCGTTGTTGGCGAGGCGTTGAAGGAGCCACTAGGCGTCTACACCTATTGGAAGCGCCTTTCCGACCACTTCGTGCGGGTGACCGTCAAGGTTTATCTGCTATCGGTCGTCGATGTGCAGCCTGACTGGAATGAGCGTTCCCAGCGGCAACGCGCCTGGCTCTCGCCGGCCGACGCAGCGGCCCTAATCGATGAACCGCAACTGGCCAGTCTCGTTAGATCGATGACTCAGGCTCGTGTGCTCTGA